The DNA region TGAACGGCTGACAGAGCCGCTGGGTCCGGGTGGCCGCGAGGAGACAGTAGTCCGTGTCGGCTTTTCCCATCGCGGCCCCCGTTCCAGTGTGTGCGGGGGCCGCGCTACGTTCTCCCAAACGTACCGCCGCGACAAAAGTGAGACGCCGGGTCATCTGGGCGGGTACAGTGACGGCATGTTCAAGGAACGCAGGCAGGCCCCCCCGGGGGCAGCTCAGGCGGATCAGGTGAAGACCGAGCCGAGGCTGCCGCCCGCGCGCCCACCACAGGTGACAGTGCAGGCCCGCCGGACCGTACGCCGCCGCGCAGCCCGTGCGCTGGGCGGGCATGCGCAGGCGTTCGCGGCGGCGCAGAAGCAGGCGACACGGCTGCTGAAACCCCCGGTGGCGCCAGTCGCACAGGCTCCGCAAGTGAGGGTACCGGCGGTGCCCCTGGCCTCGCGGGGCAGGTCGCGTGAGGTGCAGCTTCCGCCTCCGGCCAGGTTGAACGTGCTGCCCATCCCGAAGGGGGCGGTTCCGGCGCGCGTGCCGCAGGGCACGCAGTTCGCAGCGCTGCCAGTCAGCCGCGAGCGGGTGCGGGCGGCGGGTGTGCCGTACACGCACGTGCAGAAGAAGCTCGCGGCGCAGCGGCGGGCGTCGAGTGCACTGGCGCGGACGTTCGTGCAGCGCGGCGCGCGGCAGGTGGGGGTCGTGCGGGCGCAGGGGCAGGCGTCGCAGCGGGCAGTGCAGGCAGCGGCAGCGCGGGCGGGCGCGCAGGTGGGTGCGGCGGCGGCCGCTCAGGGGCGAGTCCTGCGGGCCGGTGTGGCGGCTCAGAAGGCGCGCGTCCTGAGCCGCGTCGCTGCCACGCGCGCGGGCCTGACCACCCGGCGCGCGGCGGCCCTCGCTGCCCTGCCGCAGGCCACCCAGGCCGCCCGGGCGAGGGTGCAGGAAAGCTACGCGCAGGCCCTTCAGGCGGCCCGGACCGACGCGGCCACGCAGAAGCAGGCGGTGCGCGCCGAGTACGCCCGCATGACCCCCGCGTACCTGGCGGCCGGGGATGAGGTCGGCGCGCAGGCCCGCTCGCGCGCCGAGGCGCAGGCCGCCGCGTACGAGTCGCACGTGACCGGGCAGGACGACAGCCTGCTGGACGGCCCGCTGACCGACAACCGCTGGAAGGCCCGCGCGGGCGCGGCGCGGGACGTGGGCGCAGCGTACGCACCGGGCTTCCGCGAACAGGCACAGGAGGAAGCGCAGCACCTGACCGGTCCCGGCGGGGGGCTGGAGAAGGACCTGAAGAACATCGACCTGGCCCTGCGGGACACCGAGCGGCTGCTGCGCGAGCACCGGACAGCCAGCACGCGCCGCCTCACGGCGCGGGAAACGCAGGCGCGGGCGCAGGCCACGCAGGCGTACGCGGGCCTGAGCGCCGCGCTACAGGCCCAGCTGGCAGCGACCCTGCGCAGCCTGGACGGCGTGCAGGGCGCACAACTGGCCGCCATCACGGCCCAGGCGGGCGCGCAGCGCGCCGGACTGAACACGCAGGCACAGCGGGCATCGGCATCCATCGGGCGGAGCGTCACGGCCCTCGCGGGCAGCCTGGAACAGCAGTTGCATGCGTTCGACGCGCAGGTGCGCCGCGCACCCGCCCCGGACCCGAAGGCACTGGCCACCACCCTGAACCGCGCGCAGGCGGGCATTGCGAGCAGCGTGCGGCGCGCGCAGGTCGCCGCACGCCAGGGCACCACGCAGGTCACGGCGTCCCTCAGCCGGGGCGCCGCGCAGGGCGGGCAGGCACTGGGAGGCGTGGCCCGCGCCGGGGTCACACAGGCCAGCGCGCAGGCCGCCGGGTTCGATCAGGGAACGCAGGGTCTGCTCACGCAGACGCTCGCGACCTTCATGGCCCTCACGCAGGCGCACGCGCAGGGCGCGCAACAGGACTCACAGCTGACCGGCCGGACCCTGAACAGCCTCGAACAGGGCCTGTCGAAACTGTACGCCCGCGCCCTGGCTGGCCTCCCGGAAGAACTGCGTGCCACCCTCCCCCCACTGCGTGAGGGACTACGCGGGAACCTGCCGCAGGAGGACGCCGCCATCCGCGACAACGCCGAGAAGGCCGCCGCGCAGGTCCAACCCCGCTGGAAAGGCTGGGTGAAGATCGCCCTGATGATCGCCGTGATCATCGTCGTGGCGGTCGTCGCCGGGCCCGCCGTGATCGGCGCGGTCGGCGCCATGGCCGGCGCGCTGGGCGCCGGAGCCGCCGCCGGAGCAGTCGGGGCCGTCGTGGGCGGCGCACTGGTCGGCGCGGCCAGCGGCGCCGTCATCCAGATGGCAAACAACGCCGTCGACAACATCGGCCTGAACGCCAAATTCCAGAAAAGCCTCTTCGACGGGGTCGGCAGGGCCGCACTGATCGGCGCGGCCGGCGGCGCACTGGGCGGCGCGGGCGGCCTGATCGCCGGGAAGATGGGCGCAGCAGGCCTGCTCGGCAGCGGCCTCACGCAGAAAGCCGGGACCTTCACGGTCGGCACCACCTTCGACCTGGGCGGCAACGTCCTGGGCGACGTCATGAACGGCGCGTCCCTGGGAGACGCCCTGAAAAACCTCAGCAACCCCGAAACGCTGATGATGATGGCCATCGGCACCGGCGTCGGCGCCGCCGCCACCCGCCTGCCGGGCCGCGCCGGACAACTCCAGAACCGCGCCCACACCGCCGGAGAACGCGTGGGCCTCACCGCAGGCGACCGGGTGAACAACGTCACCGGCAACCGACACGGGGTCATGCCCGTGGACGTCAACACCCAGGCTCGGGGTGATCACGCCTCCGTCCGGGGCTACACCGAAGGTCGCACGCGCGTCGAGATCGGTGCCGATACGCACGCCAGCACCACCGCCCGCCACATCGAGACGGCTGTGGACCTCCGTGCTGACAACAGCCCGGTTCGTCGGGCAGGCCAAACCCTGAAAGAACTCCTGGGGTTTGAACCCACGACCGTCAAACCCGGAACGGAACAGGCGCGCCTGACGGCCGAAGCAGACAAACACCTGAACACGGCCGCCGACCTCCGCCGTCAGGCCGACCAGCACCCGGCAGGCTCCGAGAAGCGCAGGCAGCTTCTGGCCGAAGCGACCCTGGCCGACAGTTACGCCAGCGACTACGCCCAGAAAGCCGCCCGGGCCTCCAACAACACCCCGGATCAACTCGATACCGTCGACACCCGCCTGAAGCGAGGCCGCGTCGCCGCGCAGGAACTCGGCTGGCCCGACGCGCCGGACGGCTACCGCTGGGCGCTGTACGAGCACCAATCCACACCGCAACTCAACGTCATCGACAAGAACTCACCGGCCATGCGGTACGACCCGCAGACCCGCGCATTTGAGATCACAGGCGACGCCGCCATCCCCGCCAACAAGGGGCCGAAATCCACACACGACTGGAACGAGGAACTCCGGATCGGCCAGGAGGACGGGACGGACCTCAGACTCGTTGACGCGGTGCAGATCCGGTTGGAAGAACGCGCGAAACTGCAGGCCGAGCGTGACCTCCTGGCGCTGAAAGACCTGAACGCGACCGAAGCCGAACTGAACCGCATGAAGGCGCTGGAGCAGGGCATCCGGGAAGAGAGCCGCCAGATCGGAGAACTGGCCGGGATCAACTACGTCAGGAGCCGTTACCCGGAGTCCGCGCTGATCTACCCCCCTGCCGGTGCGCCCTCCCGTTCCGGAGACTTCGACCAGATCTGGAAGGTACGGGGAGAAGATGGGCAGATCCGGTACGTCGTCGTGGAAGCCAAGGGAGGCACAAGCCCACTGGGCCGCCGCCGGGTCACGGGTGGACAGGACGCCGAACAGGGCAGTCAAGCCTACTTCCAGTCAATCTTGAGAACTATGATGGCGAGCAAAGACGCTGGTACAAGTCGCGCGGGCAAATCGCTCGCCTCTGTCGAGTTGGATGCTGTTGAGTATCTGGAAGTCAGAGCACCGATTCTGACCAGGCGTACATTCGGGCTGGATGGTCAGCTGATCGTTCAGAATGAAGCTCTACCCATAACTGTCAGGGAGTTCATACTGCAATGAGGTCTATGGAACAGCATCCTCTTATTCACCCCATCCTTCTGGAAAGACTTCAAGAGGATATAGAGTGGGGCCGCGGCATCGTCGAAAAAACCCTCCCTCGACTTGAGGCCGACGCCGGGTTGTCGTCCCTGTCTTTAATAACCTATGACCTTGGGGTGAGGTTGTACTTCTCGGGGCCTGACGGGCTGAACGAGGCTGGGCAGATGCTGGCCCTGGCGGGGAATCTCGATGCATTCATCGTGTACCTCGCCCTGTTCCCGAGAGGGGAGAAGGAACTGGAGATGATCCTGCATGACAGTGTCGTGCGCCCCACGACCGGTCCGAACAGTACGGCGCACACCGGCACGTGGCTCCAGGCGTTCTACCTGAATCTGCTCTGGCGTAACGCCGTCGTCATCGACAACGTCCTGTTGCGGGACTACACGAGTACGTTGCAGGCGTCAAGCACCTGGTCACCCCCGTACCGGTACGCGCAGATGGCGGCGTTGCGGGCCGTGTACGAGGGCTCACCCGACGCACTGCAACTCATCCACGAGGCGTGGAACAGTGTGGAGACACCCTGGGAGGGGGAGGAACACGAGGACATGCTGATCCGCACCGAACTGGCCGGATCGGAGATTGCGGTGCTGACGCAGATTCACCTGGGTGACGAGGCGGGACTGAACCGTGACGTGGCGTACGGCCTGAGGAGTCATCAGCGGTACTACGAACGTACAGAAGACCTACAGGACGACCCGAACGGTTGGATCAGCCTGCCGTTGCTGGGCCTGTGTGCCCTGGCGAAATGGCGTGGCATGACGATCACCGTCCAGTCGCCCTTCCTGCCGCTGGATCTCATCTGATCAGGGGGGCACGCTCCCTGGATGCCTCTGAAGGCTGCTCTGAGCACGGCTTCAGGTCAGGCGCGGCTCCAGGCGGCGGCCTGTGTCAGCGCCTGCGCGGCGGCGTCCACGTCCTGTTCGGTGGTGGCCGCCCCGAAGGAGAAGCGCAGGGTGGCGCGGGCGTCGGGTTCGTTCAGGCCCACGGCGGTCAGGACGTGGCTGGGTTGCATGGTTCCGGCGCTGCATGCACTTCCGGCGCTGGCGGCCACGCCGAGCATGTCGAGGTTCATGAGGAGGGCCTCGCCGTCCGCGCCGGGCAGGGTGACGCTGGCGACCTTGGGGCTGCTGTCGGGGGTGTGGTTGACGCGCAGGTGCGGGATGCTGTGCACGCCCGCCTCGAACCGGGCGCGCAGGGCGCTGAGGTGGGCGTGCGTGACTTCGCGTGCCTGCTCGGCGTGCGTGAGGGCCACGCCGGCCGCGTACACCCCGGCGGTGTCCTGCGTGCCGGGGCGGGTGCCGCCTTCCTGCCCGCCGCCGAGCGTGATGGCGTTCAGGTGCGTGCCGCGCTGCACGTACAGGAAGCCCACGCCGCGCGGTCCGCCCCACTTGTGCGCGCTGAACGTGGCGAACGTGACGCCCCAGGCGGTCAGGTCGACTGGCAGGACGCCGGGTGCCTGCACGGCGTCCGTGTGGTATGGCACGCCCCGCGTGGCGGCCAGCGCGGCCAGGGCGGGTGTGTCCTGCACGCTCCCAAGTTCGTTGTTGGCGTGGTGAATGGACACCAGCGCCGTGTCACTGCGTAGCGCGCCCGCCAGTTCGGCCGGGTCGTACCGGCCGCCGCGGTCGGGGGTCAGGTACGTGACCTGCCAGCCCTGCGCGGCCAGGGCGCGTGCCGGGGCCAGCACCGCCGAGTGCTCGGTGGGCGTGGTGATCAGGTGACCGGGGCGGCCGCGTGCGTCCTGCCACGCGCGGGTCACGCTCAGCAGGACGTGGTTGTCGCCCTCGGTGCCGCCGCTGTTGGCGATCAGGGTGCGCGGGTCGACCCGCAGCGCGGCGGCCACGCGGGCACGGCCTTCCTCCAGGCGTTCGCGGGCGGCCTGACCGGCGGCGTGCACGCTGGCGGGGTTGCCGGGCAGAGCGGCGGCCTGCGCGTACGCGGCGAGCGCCTCGGGCGTCATGGGGTGCGTGGCGGCGTAGTCGAGGTAGATCATCGTTCAGCAGCGTGTCACGCGGTTCAGGGCGTGACCGTGGCGTAATCCACGCCGTCGCGGCGGATGATGAACACGGCGTTCCCGCGCACGGCGGCCGCCTCCGAGCTGTTCGCGCGGCGGTTGGCGAGGTTCGCGGCGGCCGTGGGCGGCATGATCTGCCGTTCGCCGTCGTCGTCCCGCACGACCACCGTGTAGTTCCCGGCGGGCAGGTCGGCTGGGAACACGTACTCGAAGTTCACGGAACGGGTCTGAGGTTCGGTCGGCGCGATCTCCGGCGTGGCAGGCTGGGTCGGCTGGGTCGTTGCCGGGGCGGGCGGGGTCGTCGTGCCCGTGTCCGTCTCCGGGGTGGCAGGCACCGCGTCGGGCGTGACGGGTTCCGTGGTGGGTTGCGGGTCCTGCGGCGCTTCGGGCTGCACGGGCGTGGGCGGCACGTACGCCGGCGGTAGCGGCAGGTTCCCGGCGGGGCGGCTGGGGGCGCTGTAGCGGGCCGCGGCGACCGTCAGTTTCACGGGGCTGCCCACGTCCACCCGCACGTACGGGGCGGGCGTCTGTTCCAGCACGGTGTTCTCGGGTTTGTCGCTGGGTTGGCGTTCCACGGCGTTCACGACCAGCCCGGCGGCCCGCGCGTGCGCCCGCGCCTGCTCGAAGGTCAGGCCGGTCAGGTTCGGCAGCCACGTTTCCTTGCCGCTGATGCCCGTGCTGATCAGCAGTTGCACCGACTGGCCCCGCTGGGCGCTGGACGCCGCTTCCGGCAGTTGCGCGATCACGCGCCCTTCGGGGGTGTTCGACAGGGTGCCGTCCACTTTCAGGACCTTGCCGAGCACCATGGCGCGGTCTTTCAGGGCGTCCCGCGCCTGACCCAGGTTCATCTCTTCCAGCGCGGGAACCTCGATGGCCGGGGGGTTGTTCACGGTCAGGATCACCAGTCGGCCGCGCGGGAGGTTCGTGCCGCCCGCCGGGTCCTGCCGGATGATGCTGCCGATGGCGCGCCCGCCCGCCTGTCCCTGCGTGTACTCCACGCGGAACCCGGCGGCGGTGAGGGCCTTCGCGGCCGCCTTGGCTTCCTGTCCGGTCACGGACACGACCTCCCGCACCGGGGGGTTCAGGTAGATCTGCACGGCCTGCGCGCCCAGGTACGCCGCGCCGCCCAGCAGCAGCAGGCCCGGCACGAAGGTCAGCCACGCGCCGGGTTCACGGCGGCGGCGGACCCGTCCGGCTTTCAGGGGTGCGAGCGTCTGGGCGTTGCGCGCGGCGATGTCCTCGGGCGTGCGGGGCAGCGTCAGGGGCCGCAGGTACGCCACGCTCACCTGGTGGTTGTCGATCAGCAGGTCCGCGTCGTCCAGCGCATACCCCTGCGCGGCCAGGGCGTCGGCGGTCGCGTGCAGGGCGTCCACGGTTTCCTGCGGGCGCACCTTCTGTTCCAGCAGCGCCGCGAGCGGCTGCCCGGTGACGGGCCGCCACACGGCGTAGTACGCGCCGGGGCGGGCGACCACGTCGGTCAGTCCGGCCGGTTCCAGCGCCCGCAGCGCCGTGCGGTACGCGTGGAACACCTGCCGGTCGGCGGGGGTCGCCACGGCGAACCAGGCGACGTGCCGGGTGACGCCCTCGGCGGCGCGCACCTCGGAGAGGGTCACCATGCCCTGGGTCGAGAGTTCCCGGAGAACCTCGTACTTGCCATCAATGACCTTGACCCTGCCCACCTGACCCGTCATGCGCTGCCCAGCATAGCGCGCCCGCACGCCCACGCGTGCCCGGCACGCGTCACAGGCCCGCCAGTCGCGCCGCCCAGTACGCCGCGAAGCCGCCCAGAATGCCCAGTGCGAGGTTCCGGGTGCGCCACAGCAGCGCCCCACCCACTGCGGCGCCCACCAGTCGGCGCGCCCATTCGGGGCTGCCCAGCACGTCCGGCACGACCAGCGCCGCGAACACGCTGACCGGCACGAACCGCAGGAACGCCTGCCAGAACGGCGGCAGGTTCAGGCGGCCCAGGCTCAGGCCCAGCAGCCGCGCCGGGTACGTGACCGCCCACATCAGCCCTATGACCAGCCAGCCGCTCACGCGCGGCTCCCGGCGTGGCGGGTGGTGATCCAGGCGCCCAGCGCCGCGCCGCCCACCCCGGCCAGCAGGATCACCAGTCCGCCCGGCAGCGCCCGCCCCAGCCCCCACGCCCCCAGGCCCGATACGAGCGCCACCAGCAGCGTCACGCGGCCCTCCAGCAGCGGCACCAGCAGTCCCAGGAACGCCAGCGGGAAAATCACGCCCACCCCCAGCGCCTGCGGGTCCGGCAGCACGGCGCCCGCCAGGGACCCCAGCAGCGTCGAGGCGTTCCACACGCCGTACAGGCTGAGTTCCGCGCCCAGCAGGAACGCGAAACTCAGGCCGCCCGGATCGCGCGGGCCTGCCACGACCGTCACGCCGTACGCCTCGTCCGTCAGGAACTGCGCCGCCAGAAGGCGCTGACCCCACGGGAGCGGCAGCGACCGCGACAGGCTCAGGCCGTACAGCACGTGCCGGGCGTTCAGCAGGAACGTGGTCGCCACCAGCCCCAGCGCGCCCGCCACGGTGGGCAGGCCGCCGCTCACGAACTGCCCGGCTGCCGCGAACTGACTGGCCCCGGCGAACACGGTCAGGCTCATCAGTTGCGTCTCCCAGAGGCTCAGGCCCCCGGCCTGCGCGGTCACGGCGTACGCCACCGCGAACGGCACCATGCCCGGCCACAGCGGCAGCAGCGCCCGGAACCCCCGCCAGAACGGCGGCCAGAATGCAGGCCAGAACGGGGCAGAGGCAGTCATCGCCGCGCAGTCTGCCACGGCGCGCCCCCACCCCGCACGCACCCCCTTGACCCTCACGCAGCGGCAGGCCGTACGCTGCCCACAGCAGAAGGGAGGTGATCCACCTGAACGGCCCCACGCACCCCACCCCCACCGACCAGACCGGCCCGCGCTGGACGGTGGGCGAGGTCAGCGCCCTGACCGGCGTCAGCGTGCGCACCCTGCACCACTACGATCAGATCGGGCTGCTGCGCCCCGCCGGGCGTAGCGACGGAAATTACCGCCTGTACACGCCGGGCGACCTGACGCGGCTGCGGCGGGTGCTGACGTGGCGGGCGCTGGGCCTGCCCCTGTCACAGGTGGCGGACGTACTGGACGCCCCGCCGGAACAGGAACGCGGGGCCCTGCACGCGCACGCCGCCCGACTGCGCGACGACCTGCGCCGCACCCAGCACACGCTGCGGCAGGTGCAGGCCCGCCTGGACGCCCTGAACGGCAGGGCAGAGGAGAGCAGCATGAACAGCGAGGACATCAAAGCCGCCTTCGACGGGTTCGACCCCGCACCGTACGAAGCGGAAGTGCAGGAACGCTGGGGCGACACCGACGCCTACCGCCAGAGTGCCGCGCGCACCGCCCGTTACACGCAGGCCGACTGGGAGCGCATCCGCGCGGAGATGGACGCCCTGACCACCGACTACCTGACCCTGATGGACGCGGGCGTGCTCCCCACCGACACGCGCGCGCAGGCGGTCGCGGCGCGGCACCGGGCGCACATCAGCGGCGCGTACTACGACGCCTCGCCCACCATGATGCGCGGACTGGCGCAGATGTGGGTGGCCGACGAACGGTTCACGCGCAGCATCGACCGCGCCCGCCCCGGACTGGCCGCCTACCAGAGTGCCGCCGTGACCGCCTGGTCCGACGCGCAGGAACCCCCCGCCTGACCACGGGGCAGCCTCCACAGGCAGCCGGCGCAACCGCAAGACGGAACCGCTCAAACGGAACCCGTCCTGCTCCTACGCGCATCCGCCCGGATTGAACGGCTCTTGCAGGCCATTCAACCAGAGTCCGTATCAGATCACGCGGCGGTCCGGGAGGGTCACGCCCCGGCTCAGGCGGCGTTCCAGCAGCCGCACCAGCCGCGTCAGGATGAACGTCAGCGTGAAGTACACCAGCGCCAGCACCGCGTACACCTCGAACTGCCGGTACGTGGCGTTCGTGATGTACCGCCCCTGACTGAACAGTTCCTGCAACGTCACCGCGCTCGCCAGACTGCTGCCCAGAATCAGGCTGATGAACTCGTTCCCCAGCGCGGGCAGCGCCACCCGCCACGCCTGCGGCAACACCACGAACCGCAGTGCCTGCACGCGCGTCAGGCCCAGACTGCGCGCCGCCTGCGCCTGCCCGTCCGGCACGCTGCCCAGCCCGCCGCGCACGATCTCGCTGGTGTACGCCGCCGAGTACAGCCCCAGCGCCAGCACCGCCGCCGGGAAGCCCTCCAGCGTCACGCCCAGCGCCGGAAGGCCGTAGTACACCACCGACAGCAGCACGATCAGCGGAATGCCGCGCACCACCTCCACGTACGCGTTCCCCAGCGCCCCCAGCAGCGGCACGCGCAGCACCCGCACCGCGCCCAGCGCCGTGCCGACCACCACCGACACCGCCAGGGCGCACACGCTGACCGCCAGCGTCAGGCCCAGCCCGGACAGCAGCAGGCGCGGGTACTCGCCGGACAGCACCACCCGGAACCCCGTCAGCAACTCGTTCAACGACTCCCCCCACCCGCGCGGGACACGCGATCAGTCCTGCCGCACACCATCCGGAACACCATCACGCCCCCGAGGATAGCCCCGGCGCGGCCCGCCACGCCCAGGCGAACGCCCCCCACCCTCCGCAATGGCGCCCACCCCGGCGTTCACGAATCGTGAATGCGCAGACGGTCACCTGACACCGCTCCGGTAAGCTGAACACCAGCGGGTCAACGTGACCTGCTCTTCAACCGGGCCCCTGCCACGCACCAGCGCGGCGGCCGAGGCCCCGCCCGCCCCGGCGAGCGCCACAGGAAGAGTGAAACACCATGTCCATCACCTGGACGAACACCAGCGCCACCACACAACTCAGCGTCCGCCTGGACCGCCCGCCCCCCGGAGCCCCGAAGGCCGACTGACACTCACCGCCCACACGGAGCGGCGTGTCATCCCCCTGCATCCCCGGTCGCCTCTCGCGCGGCCCGGTCTGCTGCCTTCAACTCACCCCGCCCACGCGGGGAAGGAACGGTGTTCCCCCATGCGCGCCTGGACTGCGCTTCTCTCCGCCATTGCCCTGGAAGTCACGGGCACCCTCAGTCTCAAAGTCTTCACCAGCGCCGGCACACCCGGCCTGGAACTGGCCGTCACGTACGCCCTGCTGGCCGCGTCGTACGTGCTGCTGTCCCGCGCGTTCCGGCAGATTCCGGTCGCCGTGGCCTTCGCCGTCTGGGAGGCCGCCGGACTGATCCTGATCACCGGCCTGGGCGCCCTGATCCTCGGCGAGCACCTGCGCCCTGCCCAGCTGTGCGCCATGCTCGCCCTGGGCGTCGGCGCGGCCCTGCTGCACCGCGGTACGCGCCCCACCAACCCCACCCGCCCCGGCGTCGGCAACGCCGCGCAGGTCAGCGCATGAACCCGGCCGCGATCCTCCTGATCCTGGGCGCCGTCACCCTCGACGTCCTCGCGAACATCCTGCTCAAGAAATCCGACGGATTCCGGCACGCACTGCCGGGACTGGCCGCGATCCTCCTGATCCTGCTGGCCTTCACGCTGCTGGGCGTCGCCGTGCGGCACATGCCCGTCGCCGTCGCCTACGCCGCGTGGGGCGGCCTGGGCATCGTCACGACTGCCCTCCTGAGTCGCCACATCGACGGCATGCGCCTGACCCCCACCGGCTGGGCCGGCG from Deinococcus seoulensis includes:
- a CDS encoding AzlC family ABC transporter permease — its product is MTASAPFWPAFWPPFWRGFRALLPLWPGMVPFAVAYAVTAQAGGLSLWETQLMSLTVFAGASQFAAAGQFVSGGLPTVAGALGLVATTFLLNARHVLYGLSLSRSLPLPWGQRLLAAQFLTDEAYGVTVVAGPRDPGGLSFAFLLGAELSLYGVWNASTLLGSLAGAVLPDPQALGVGVIFPLAFLGLLVPLLEGRVTLLVALVSGLGAWGLGRALPGGLVILLAGVGGAALGAWITTRHAGSRA
- a CDS encoding amino acid ABC transporter permease, which produces MNELLTGFRVVLSGEYPRLLLSGLGLTLAVSVCALAVSVVVGTALGAVRVLRVPLLGALGNAYVEVVRGIPLIVLLSVVYYGLPALGVTLEGFPAAVLALGLYSAAYTSEIVRGGLGSVPDGQAQAARSLGLTRVQALRFVVLPQAWRVALPALGNEFISLILGSSLASAVTLQELFSQGRYITNATYRQFEVYAVLALVYFTLTFILTRLVRLLERRLSRGVTLPDRRVI
- a CDS encoding MerR family transcriptional regulator gives rise to the protein MIHLNGPTHPTPTDQTGPRWTVGEVSALTGVSVRTLHHYDQIGLLRPAGRSDGNYRLYTPGDLTRLRRVLTWRALGLPLSQVADVLDAPPEQERGALHAHAARLRDDLRRTQHTLRQVQARLDALNGRAEESSMNSEDIKAAFDGFDPAPYEAEVQERWGDTDAYRQSAARTARYTQADWERIRAEMDALTTDYLTLMDAGVLPTDTRAQAVAARHRAHISGAYYDASPTMMRGLAQMWVADERFTRSIDRARPGLAAYQSAAVTAWSDAQEPPA
- a CDS encoding PASTA domain-containing protein — its product is MTGQVGRVKVIDGKYEVLRELSTQGMVTLSEVRAAEGVTRHVAWFAVATPADRQVFHAYRTALRALEPAGLTDVVARPGAYYAVWRPVTGQPLAALLEQKVRPQETVDALHATADALAAQGYALDDADLLIDNHQVSVAYLRPLTLPRTPEDIAARNAQTLAPLKAGRVRRRREPGAWLTFVPGLLLLGGAAYLGAQAVQIYLNPPVREVVSVTGQEAKAAAKALTAAGFRVEYTQGQAGGRAIGSIIRQDPAGGTNLPRGRLVILTVNNPPAIEVPALEEMNLGQARDALKDRAMVLGKVLKVDGTLSNTPEGRVIAQLPEAASSAQRGQSVQLLISTGISGKETWLPNLTGLTFEQARAHARAAGLVVNAVERQPSDKPENTVLEQTPAPYVRVDVGSPVKLTVAAARYSAPSRPAGNLPLPPAYVPPTPVQPEAPQDPQPTTEPVTPDAVPATPETDTGTTTPPAPATTQPTQPATPEIAPTEPQTRSVNFEYVFPADLPAGNYTVVVRDDDGERQIMPPTAAANLANRRANSSEAAAVRGNAVFIIRRDGVDYATVTP
- a CDS encoding cysteine desulfurase family protein, giving the protein MIYLDYAATHPMTPEALAAYAQAAALPGNPASVHAAGQAARERLEEGRARVAAALRVDPRTLIANSGGTEGDNHVLLSVTRAWQDARGRPGHLITTPTEHSAVLAPARALAAQGWQVTYLTPDRGGRYDPAELAGALRSDTALVSIHHANNELGSVQDTPALAALAATRGVPYHTDAVQAPGVLPVDLTAWGVTFATFSAHKWGGPRGVGFLYVQRGTHLNAITLGGGQEGGTRPGTQDTAGVYAAGVALTHAEQAREVTHAHLSALRARFEAGVHSIPHLRVNHTPDSSPKVASVTLPGADGEALLMNLDMLGVAASAGSACSAGTMQPSHVLTAVGLNEPDARATLRFSFGAATTEQDVDAAAQALTQAAAWSRA
- a CDS encoding DMT family transporter, translating into MNPAAILLILGAVTLDVLANILLKKSDGFRHALPGLAAILLILLAFTLLGVAVRHMPVAVAYAAWGGLGIVTTALLSRHIDGMRLTPTGWAGVALILGSVAVLSSSH
- a CDS encoding AzlD domain-containing protein, which translates into the protein MSGWLVIGLMWAVTYPARLLGLSLGRLNLPPFWQAFLRFVPVSVFAALVVPDVLGSPEWARRLVGAAVGGALLWRTRNLALGILGGFAAYWAARLAGL
- a CDS encoding DMT family transporter, producing the protein MRAWTALLSAIALEVTGTLSLKVFTSAGTPGLELAVTYALLAASYVLLSRAFRQIPVAVAFAVWEAAGLILITGLGALILGEHLRPAQLCAMLALGVGAALLHRGTRPTNPTRPGVGNAAQVSA
- a CDS encoding immunity 49 family protein — encoded protein: MLALAGNLDAFIVYLALFPRGEKELEMILHDSVVRPTTGPNSTAHTGTWLQAFYLNLLWRNAVVIDNVLLRDYTSTLQASSTWSPPYRYAQMAALRAVYEGSPDALQLIHEAWNSVETPWEGEEHEDMLIRTELAGSEIAVLTQIHLGDEAGLNRDVAYGLRSHQRYYERTEDLQDDPNGWISLPLLGLCALAKWRGMTITVQSPFLPLDLI